In one Vulgatibacter incomptus genomic region, the following are encoded:
- a CDS encoding c-type cytochrome, which translates to MIRRMLLLSFFAALALAGCRGGTSTEPPLLVPSKWVDHFFLPVTNMNNQPKAKAQSQSHFWPDGRTARLPPEHTVARDALKADDAFYRGVDSAGKPVAQYPVELSEGLLARGQQRYNIYCAPCHDAVGTGKGIVPTKGWIPPPSFHDERILEFVPGQLFDVISHGVRTMPSYAKQISEGDRWAIVSYIQALQRSHHASLEDVPPELRNNLR; encoded by the coding sequence GTGATTCGCCGGATGCTCCTTCTCTCGTTCTTCGCGGCGCTCGCGCTCGCTGGCTGCCGTGGCGGCACCAGCACCGAGCCGCCGCTCCTGGTGCCGTCGAAGTGGGTGGACCACTTCTTCCTGCCGGTCACCAACATGAACAACCAGCCCAAGGCCAAGGCCCAGAGCCAGTCGCACTTCTGGCCCGACGGCCGGACGGCGAGGCTGCCGCCCGAGCACACCGTGGCCCGGGACGCCCTCAAGGCGGACGACGCCTTCTACCGGGGCGTGGACTCGGCCGGTAAGCCCGTCGCCCAGTACCCGGTGGAGCTCTCCGAGGGCCTCCTCGCCCGCGGGCAGCAGCGCTACAACATCTACTGCGCGCCCTGCCACGACGCGGTCGGCACCGGCAAGGGCATCGTGCCCACCAAGGGCTGGATCCCGCCGCCGAGCTTCCACGACGAGCGGATCCTCGAGTTCGTCCCCGGGCAGCTCTTCGACGTGATCTCCCACGGCGTCCGCACCATGCCCTCCTACGCCAAGCAGATCTCCGAGGGGGATCGCTGGGCGATCGTCTCCTACATCCAGGCGCTCCAGCGCTCCCACCACGCCAGCCTCGAGGACGTCCCGCCCGAGCTGAGGAACAACCTGAGATGA
- a CDS encoding peptide chain release factor 3: MSDALTTLEAARRRTFAIISHPDAGKTTLTEKLLLYSGAIHLAGSVKARRASRHATSDWMAIEKERGISVTSSVLQFEHKGLQCNLLDTPGHQDFGEDTYRTLVAADAAIMLLDNAKGVEPQTKKLFHVARLRRTPVVTLINKCDREGKDPLDLMSEVEQVLGIATVPLDWPIGSGKGFVGVYDRLDRKVHLFSPGRHGEEIVAEEVLDPDDPQLRERIGDSLHDKLREDLELLEAAGEPFDHERFLAGEQTPVFFGSAATNFGIGPFLDRFVTLAPPPGPRETRDGGVREANDPAFSAFVFKIQANMDPSHRDRLCFVRICSGRYEKGMKVRHARLDKELKLAMAHTLLGRDRVSVEEAYAGDIVGLVDTQHVLRIGDTVSTDRGPAFNGVPRFSPEIFATLHLADPLRRKQLVEGLTQLAEEGAVQIFFRRGQGALDPIVAVVGVLQLEVLQARLEAEYSVRIKVERLGFSHARWLDGIDDPVKAARAIVGTHVDDTDGHPVVLLRNDWELGVAERENPKVGFLTTSPLDATGTVQTVR, translated from the coding sequence ATGTCTGACGCACTCACCACGCTCGAGGCGGCCCGGCGCCGCACCTTCGCGATCATCTCGCACCCCGACGCGGGCAAGACGACGCTGACGGAGAAGCTCCTTCTCTACTCCGGCGCGATCCACCTCGCCGGCAGCGTGAAGGCCCGGCGCGCCAGCCGGCACGCGACCTCCGACTGGATGGCCATCGAGAAGGAGCGCGGCATCTCGGTGACCTCCTCGGTGCTGCAGTTCGAGCACAAGGGTCTCCAGTGCAACCTCCTCGACACCCCGGGCCACCAGGACTTCGGCGAGGACACCTACCGGACCCTCGTCGCCGCCGACGCGGCGATCATGCTCCTCGACAACGCCAAGGGCGTCGAGCCGCAGACGAAGAAGCTCTTCCACGTGGCGCGCCTACGTCGGACACCCGTCGTCACCCTGATCAACAAGTGCGACCGCGAGGGCAAGGATCCGCTCGACCTGATGTCCGAGGTGGAGCAGGTGCTCGGCATCGCCACCGTGCCGCTCGACTGGCCGATCGGCTCGGGCAAGGGCTTCGTCGGCGTCTACGACCGCCTCGACCGCAAGGTGCACCTCTTCTCGCCCGGGCGGCACGGCGAGGAGATCGTCGCGGAGGAGGTGCTCGATCCGGACGATCCGCAGCTGCGGGAGCGCATCGGCGACTCCCTTCACGACAAGCTCCGCGAAGACCTCGAGCTCCTCGAGGCGGCGGGCGAGCCCTTCGACCACGAGCGCTTCCTCGCCGGCGAGCAGACGCCGGTCTTCTTCGGCTCCGCCGCGACGAACTTCGGCATCGGGCCCTTCCTGGATCGCTTCGTGACCCTGGCGCCGCCCCCCGGGCCCCGGGAGACTCGCGACGGCGGCGTCCGCGAGGCGAACGACCCGGCCTTCTCCGCCTTCGTGTTCAAGATCCAGGCGAACATGGATCCCTCCCACCGCGACCGGCTCTGCTTCGTGCGGATCTGCTCCGGCCGCTACGAGAAGGGGATGAAGGTCCGGCACGCGCGCCTGGACAAGGAGCTCAAGCTCGCAATGGCGCACACGCTCCTCGGCAGGGATCGCGTCTCCGTGGAGGAGGCGTACGCCGGGGACATCGTCGGCCTCGTCGATACCCAGCACGTCCTGCGCATCGGCGACACGGTCTCGACCGATCGCGGGCCGGCCTTCAACGGCGTGCCGCGCTTCTCGCCGGAGATCTTCGCCACCCTGCACCTCGCGGATCCGCTGCGGCGCAAGCAGCTCGTCGAGGGCCTCACCCAGCTCGCCGAGGAAGGCGCGGTGCAGATCTTCTTCCGCCGCGGCCAGGGCGCGCTCGATCCGATCGTGGCGGTGGTGGGCGTGCTCCAGCTCGAGGTGCTCCAGGCGCGGCTCGAGGCCGAGTACTCGGTGCGGATCAAGGTGGAGCGGCTGGGCTTCTCCCACGCCCGCTGGCTCGACGGGATCGACGATCCCGTCAAGGCCGCCCGGGCGATCGTGGGCACCCACGTGGACGACACCGACGGCCACCCGGTGGTCCTGCTGCGCAACGATTGGGAGCTGGGCGTGGCCGAGAGGGAGAACCCCAAGGTTGGCTTCCTCACCACCTCGCCGCTCGACGCCACCGGTACCGTCCAGACCGTTCGGTAG
- the ctaD gene encoding cytochrome c oxidase subunit I has product MSIANVPTSESPESLPKVHYWNATKGWKSWAFTVDHKRIGMMYLMAILTTFFIGGIFAILVRLQLLNPGGMLVGNKVYNQIFTLHGVVMVFLFLVPSIPASLGNFFLPMQLGAKDVAFPKLNLASLYIYVIGAAFALYSMVAGAVDTGWTFYTPYSITTNTAVVSMTFAAFILGFSSILTGLNFIVTTHKLRAPGMTWMRMPLLIWALYATSVIQLLATPVLAITLLLTAMERVLGVGIFDPALGGDPILYQHFFWFYSHPAVYIMAVPGFGVVSEIIATFTRRPVFGYRFVALSSLAIAFIGFFVWGHHMFVSGQSEFAGMVFSFLSFFVAIPTAVKIFNWTATLYKGSIKLESPLLFILAFLIQFTIGGLTGLPLATLATDVHLHDTYYVVAHFHYVMMGGTVFAFIGGLHYWWPKMTGRMYNEPLAKLAACILFVGFNITFFTQFVLGLRGMPRRYATYLEQFQNLHAFSSVGSWILAVGFLLIAAYLLQSLRSGRIAPANPWGASTLEWQTQSPPITENFVDTPHVTTGPYVYPDQEPVPSRRVA; this is encoded by the coding sequence ATGAGCATCGCAAACGTACCCACCTCGGAATCGCCTGAGAGCCTTCCGAAGGTCCATTACTGGAACGCCACTAAGGGCTGGAAGTCCTGGGCGTTCACGGTCGACCACAAGCGGATCGGCATGATGTACCTCATGGCGATCCTGACCACGTTCTTCATCGGCGGCATCTTCGCCATCCTGGTGCGCCTGCAGCTCCTCAACCCGGGCGGCATGCTGGTAGGCAACAAGGTCTACAACCAGATCTTCACGCTCCACGGCGTGGTGATGGTCTTCCTCTTCCTGGTGCCGTCGATCCCGGCGTCCCTCGGCAACTTCTTCCTGCCGATGCAGCTGGGCGCCAAGGACGTGGCGTTCCCGAAGCTGAACCTCGCCAGCTTGTACATCTACGTCATCGGCGCGGCCTTCGCCCTGTACTCGATGGTCGCGGGCGCGGTCGACACCGGCTGGACCTTCTACACGCCGTACTCGATCACGACGAACACCGCCGTGGTCTCGATGACGTTCGCCGCCTTCATCCTCGGCTTCTCGTCGATCCTCACCGGCCTGAACTTCATCGTCACCACCCACAAGCTGCGCGCGCCGGGCATGACCTGGATGCGCATGCCGCTGCTGATCTGGGCGCTCTACGCGACCAGCGTCATCCAGCTGCTGGCGACGCCGGTCCTCGCGATCACGCTGCTCCTCACTGCGATGGAGCGCGTCCTCGGCGTGGGCATCTTCGACCCCGCGCTGGGCGGCGACCCGATCCTCTACCAGCACTTCTTCTGGTTCTACTCGCACCCGGCCGTCTACATCATGGCCGTCCCGGGCTTCGGCGTGGTCTCCGAGATCATCGCCACCTTCACCCGGCGTCCGGTCTTCGGCTACCGCTTCGTGGCCCTCTCCTCGCTGGCGATCGCCTTCATCGGCTTCTTCGTCTGGGGCCACCACATGTTCGTCTCGGGCCAGTCCGAGTTCGCGGGCATGGTCTTCAGCTTCCTCAGCTTCTTCGTGGCGATCCCCACCGCGGTGAAGATCTTCAACTGGACCGCGACCCTCTATAAGGGCTCGATCAAGCTGGAGTCGCCGCTCCTCTTCATCCTCGCCTTCCTCATCCAGTTCACCATCGGCGGCCTCACCGGCCTCCCGCTGGCCACGCTGGCCACGGACGTGCACCTCCACGACACCTATTACGTGGTCGCGCACTTCCACTACGTGATGATGGGCGGCACCGTCTTCGCGTTCATCGGCGGCCTGCACTACTGGTGGCCGAAGATGACCGGCCGCATGTACAACGAGCCCCTGGCGAAGCTCGCGGCCTGCATCCTCTTCGTGGGCTTCAACATCACGTTCTTCACCCAGTTCGTGCTCGGTCTCCGCGGGATGCCGCGCCGCTACGCCACCTACCTCGAGCAGTTCCAGAACCTTCACGCGTTCTCGTCTGTCGGCTCGTGGATCCTGGCGGTGGGCTTCCTCCTGATCGCCGCCTACCTGCTCCAGTCGCTGCGTAGCGGCCGGATCGCGCCGGCGAACCCCTGGGGCGCCTCCACCCTCGAGTGGCAGACCCAGTCGCCGCCGATCACCGAGAACTTCGTCGATACCCCCCACGTCACCACCGGGCCCTACGTCTACCCCGACCAGGAGCCCGTCCCCTCCCGGAGGGTCGCGTGA
- a CDS encoding cytochrome C oxidase subunit IV family protein encodes MSNESHPHAEELHHEPLPLMIYGGVFGGLLFLTFITVFISQFHFGDWNLVVAMAVAVVKASLVVLYFMNLKHDHDRFNGVVFLTGLLFLVIFTGPTLWDKFTRHDVDPTRGATVGVSRPGYPPGVSGHPLPEAGKSQAAVEAAK; translated from the coding sequence ATGTCGAACGAGAGCCATCCCCACGCCGAAGAGCTCCACCACGAACCGCTCCCGCTCATGATCTACGGGGGCGTGTTCGGCGGCCTGCTCTTCCTCACCTTCATCACGGTCTTCATCTCCCAGTTCCACTTCGGCGACTGGAACCTCGTCGTCGCGATGGCGGTGGCCGTGGTCAAGGCGAGCCTGGTCGTCCTCTACTTCATGAACCTCAAGCACGATCACGACCGCTTCAACGGCGTGGTCTTCCTCACCGGGCTGCTCTTCCTCGTGATCTTCACGGGCCCGACGCTCTGGGACAAGTTCACCCGCCACGACGTCGATCCGACCCGCGGCGCCACGGTGGGCGTGAGCCGTCCGGGCTATCCCCCCGGCGTCTCCGGTCATCCCCTGCCGGAGGCCGGCAAGAGCCAGGCCGCGGTCGAGGCCGCGAAGTAG
- a CDS encoding PaaI family thioesterase — MRDWVTLRAAMSQPSLQERYAPNSICFGCGPANEKGLRIRSVPEDETVVADWMPQAHHEAFPGMLSGGITGTLLDCHSNWTAAWHLMRKAGASEPPCTVTAEYAVKLRRPIPSNEPVHLVARIVESGDDRAVVEATLEAGGKVCATSRGTFVAVKPGHPAYHRWG; from the coding sequence ATGCGAGATTGGGTTACGCTCCGGGCCGCCATGAGCCAGCCCAGCCTGCAGGAGCGCTACGCGCCCAACAGCATCTGCTTCGGATGCGGACCCGCCAACGAGAAGGGCCTGCGGATCCGAAGCGTGCCCGAGGACGAGACGGTGGTCGCCGACTGGATGCCCCAGGCCCATCACGAGGCCTTCCCCGGCATGCTGAGCGGCGGCATCACCGGCACGCTCCTCGACTGCCACAGCAACTGGACGGCTGCGTGGCATCTGATGCGGAAGGCCGGCGCGTCCGAACCGCCATGCACGGTCACGGCGGAGTACGCGGTGAAGCTCCGCCGGCCGATCCCTTCGAATGAGCCGGTCCACCTCGTGGCGCGGATCGTCGAATCCGGGGACGATCGGGCGGTCGTCGAGGCCACGCTCGAGGCTGGCGGCAAGGTCTGCGCCACGTCCCGTGGCACCTTCGTGGCGGTGAAGCCGGGACATCCGGCCTATCACCGCTGGGGCTAG
- a CDS encoding peptidylprolyl isomerase, producing MKPSQLLVPLALCLLALAGCKESSKPAAQVSPKEEAGAPKAAPKEESKAKGAQDPALLDPSMAKATAPATYKVKFDTTKGSFTVEVHRDWAPQGADRFYNLVKIGFFDDVAFFRAIEGFMVQFGISGDPKVAAVWRDATIPDDPPTQANTKGKITFATSGPNARTTQVFINYGDNSRLDGMGFAPFGEVVDGMSVVDSLYKGYGEGAPRGHGPNQGLIQTKGNEYLRKDFPLLDYVKTARIAE from the coding sequence GTGAAGCCTTCTCAGCTGCTCGTGCCCCTCGCCCTCTGCCTCCTCGCCCTCGCCGGCTGCAAGGAGTCCTCGAAGCCCGCCGCGCAGGTGTCGCCGAAGGAAGAGGCCGGCGCACCGAAGGCCGCGCCCAAGGAGGAGAGCAAGGCCAAGGGTGCCCAGGATCCCGCGCTCCTCGACCCCTCCATGGCCAAGGCCACCGCGCCCGCCACCTACAAGGTGAAGTTCGACACGACCAAGGGCTCGTTCACGGTGGAGGTCCACAGGGACTGGGCGCCCCAGGGCGCGGACCGCTTCTACAACCTCGTGAAGATCGGCTTCTTCGACGACGTGGCGTTCTTCCGCGCGATCGAGGGCTTCATGGTCCAGTTCGGGATCAGCGGCGATCCGAAGGTGGCGGCGGTCTGGCGCGACGCGACGATCCCCGACGATCCGCCGACCCAGGCGAACACCAAGGGCAAGATCACCTTCGCGACGTCCGGCCCCAACGCCCGCACGACCCAGGTCTTCATCAACTACGGCGACAACTCCCGCCTCGACGGGATGGGCTTCGCGCCCTTCGGCGAGGTGGTGGACGGCATGTCGGTCGTCGATTCGCTCTACAAGGGATACGGCGAGGGCGCGCCCCGCGGCCATGGCCCCAATCAGGGCTTGATCCAGACCAAGGGCAACGAGTACCTCCGCAAGGACTTCCCGCTCCTGGACTACGTGAAGACGGCCCGGATCGCGGAGTAG
- the coxB gene encoding cytochrome c oxidase subunit II, which yields MSTNHDSFLFPPQASTFAKDVDSVYYFIHYLSIFFWVLIVGAIVFFVWRYKRGHKEGVGPSHSLPLELTWSIIPLVLVIAMFLWGFKTFMYVSRAPGDATDIHVTGAKWSWTFEYPNGLKEMNELHAVIDKPVRLVMTSTDVIHSFYVPTFRNKMDVVPGRYSTFWFQPTVLGPQQVFCAEYCGDGHSEMLAKIIVQTQEEYDAWMKETAKEDTTTPLPELGAKLFQSKACFTCHNTDTSAKVGPGFQGIFGHEVELDNGTKAMVDENYIRTKLLTPRATTVRGFPPVMPSFQGQLTDREIDGLIEYIKSLK from the coding sequence ATGTCGACCAATCACGACTCGTTCCTCTTCCCGCCGCAGGCCTCGACGTTCGCCAAGGACGTCGACTCGGTCTACTATTTCATCCACTACCTCAGCATCTTCTTCTGGGTGCTGATCGTCGGCGCGATCGTCTTCTTCGTCTGGCGTTACAAGCGCGGGCACAAGGAGGGCGTGGGGCCTTCGCACAGCCTCCCGCTCGAGCTCACCTGGTCGATCATCCCGCTGGTCCTCGTGATCGCGATGTTCCTCTGGGGCTTCAAGACCTTCATGTACGTCTCGCGCGCCCCCGGTGACGCGACCGACATCCACGTGACGGGCGCGAAGTGGTCGTGGACCTTCGAGTACCCGAACGGCCTCAAGGAGATGAACGAGCTCCACGCGGTGATCGACAAGCCCGTGCGCCTGGTCATGACCTCGACCGACGTGATCCACTCCTTCTACGTTCCGACCTTCCGGAACAAGATGGACGTGGTGCCGGGCCGCTACTCCACCTTCTGGTTCCAGCCGACCGTGCTCGGTCCCCAGCAGGTCTTCTGCGCGGAGTACTGCGGCGACGGCCACTCGGAGATGCTCGCGAAGATCATCGTCCAGACTCAGGAGGAGTACGACGCCTGGATGAAGGAGACCGCGAAGGAGGATACGACCACGCCGCTGCCCGAGCTCGGCGCGAAGCTCTTCCAGTCGAAGGCCTGCTTCACCTGCCACAACACGGATACCTCCGCGAAGGTCGGCCCCGGCTTCCAGGGGATCTTCGGCCACGAGGTGGAGCTGGACAACGGAACCAAGGCGATGGTCGACGAGAACTACATCCGCACCAAGCTCCTCACGCCGCGTGCAACGACGGTCAGGGGCTTCCCGCCGGTGATGCCGAGCTTCCAGGGGCAGCTCACCGACCGCGAGATCGACGGACTCATCGAATACATCAAGTCCCTCAAGTAG
- a CDS encoding sensor histidine kinase: MALTERRRSQGTLSPEQLDQQQRRIATQVNRLNRMVSDLVDMTRIELGRVELDTQTNDLRDLVIEADELFEDASPIHQLVMDLPPEPLMVCCDATRIGQVLNNLISNAIKYSPQGGVVELRAGTEGRWAWVEVEDHGLGIAPKDHLRIFEPFQRVGRKEEIPGVGLGLSAARRLMEAHEGRIEVESALGKGSTFKIRLPLRQKDEGPKGERPGASMDQRP; the protein is encoded by the coding sequence GTGGCCCTCACCGAGCGGCGCCGCAGCCAAGGCACTCTCAGCCCCGAGCAGCTGGACCAGCAGCAGCGCCGAATCGCCACCCAGGTGAACCGCCTCAACCGAATGGTCTCGGATCTCGTGGACATGACTCGGATCGAGCTCGGCAGGGTCGAGCTCGACACCCAGACCAACGATCTCCGCGACCTGGTGATCGAAGCCGACGAGCTCTTCGAGGACGCGTCGCCGATCCACCAGCTCGTGATGGACCTTCCTCCCGAGCCGCTGATGGTTTGCTGCGACGCGACCCGCATCGGGCAGGTGCTAAACAACCTGATCAGCAACGCGATCAAGTATTCGCCCCAGGGCGGCGTGGTGGAGCTGCGCGCCGGGACCGAGGGCCGCTGGGCCTGGGTGGAGGTCGAGGATCACGGTCTCGGCATCGCCCCCAAGGATCACCTCCGGATCTTCGAGCCCTTCCAGCGGGTCGGCCGCAAGGAGGAGATCCCGGGGGTCGGCCTGGGCCTCTCGGCGGCCCGAAGGCTGATGGAGGCCCACGAGGGGCGCATCGAGGTGGAGAGCGCGCTGGGCAAGGGGTCGACCTTCAAGATCCGGCTCCCCCTGCGCCAAAAAGACGAAGGCCCCAAGGGCGAACGCCCCGGGGCCTCCATGGATCAACGCCCGTAG
- a CDS encoding SCO family protein: MKRSSTRWLVAAGLILAAIPSLAGAQRAPGGLRELSPPANVLPKQLETVDVEEHLGEMLPLDVKLKDHTGKDVLLGDYFQSGRPVIVNLVYYGCPMLCGLVLNGVAKTIGELQYLPGKEFEVVTVSIDPKETTDLAAKKRDTILELANRTDFGTGWNFHTAEEGEVQRLADALGFKYHWVEKEQTWAHPAAIFVASPEGKISRYLYGIEFPASNLKLALLDASKGKVGSTIDKLLLFCYHFDDDSKEYVLFAQRLMRYGGALTLVCLGAFLFINWRRSSLRKS; this comes from the coding sequence GTGAAGCGCTCGTCCACCAGATGGCTCGTCGCGGCCGGGTTGATCCTGGCCGCGATCCCAAGCCTCGCGGGCGCCCAGCGCGCTCCGGGAGGCCTGAGGGAGCTCTCTCCGCCCGCCAACGTGCTGCCCAAGCAGCTCGAGACGGTGGACGTGGAGGAACATCTGGGCGAGATGCTTCCGCTCGACGTGAAGCTGAAGGACCACACCGGCAAGGACGTGCTGCTCGGGGACTACTTCCAGAGCGGCCGTCCGGTGATCGTCAACCTCGTCTACTACGGCTGCCCGATGCTCTGCGGCCTGGTGCTCAACGGCGTGGCCAAGACCATTGGCGAGCTCCAGTACCTGCCGGGCAAGGAGTTCGAGGTCGTCACGGTCTCCATCGATCCCAAGGAGACCACCGACCTCGCGGCCAAGAAGCGCGACACCATCCTGGAGCTGGCGAACCGCACGGACTTCGGGACCGGCTGGAACTTCCACACCGCGGAGGAGGGCGAGGTGCAGCGCCTGGCCGACGCCCTCGGCTTCAAGTACCACTGGGTGGAGAAGGAGCAGACGTGGGCGCACCCCGCCGCGATCTTCGTCGCTTCGCCCGAGGGAAAGATCAGCCGCTACCTCTACGGGATCGAGTTCCCCGCTTCCAACCTCAAGCTCGCCCTCCTCGACGCATCCAAGGGAAAGGTCGGGAGCACGATCGATAAGCTCCTGCTCTTCTGCTACCACTTCGACGATGATTCCAAGGAGTACGTTCTCTTCGCCCAGAGGCTGATGCGGTACGGGGGTGCGCTCACCCTGGTCTGCCTCGGTGCCTTCCTCTTCATCAATTGGCGCCGCTCCTCCTTGCGCAAGAGCTGA
- a CDS encoding DUF2795 domain-containing protein, with the protein MAFGIGEKPELSPAAILQEVDYPATRETFVLAAEDSGAPVDAINFLKSMPDREYASADEALRYFAEADARFGMWSKDVQHRGDIGKEMIEPPGEHAHHP; encoded by the coding sequence ATGGCGTTTGGCATCGGCGAGAAGCCTGAGCTCAGCCCGGCTGCGATCCTGCAGGAGGTCGACTATCCGGCCACCCGGGAGACGTTCGTCCTTGCCGCCGAGGACTCGGGCGCGCCGGTGGACGCGATCAACTTCCTGAAGTCGATGCCCGATCGCGAGTACGCGAGCGCGGACGAGGCCCTGCGCTACTTCGCGGAGGCGGACGCCCGCTTCGGAATGTGGAGCAAGGACGTCCAGCACCGCGGCGACATCGGCAAGGAGATGATCGAGCCGCCGGGCGAGCACGCGCACCACCCCTGA
- a CDS encoding cytochrome c oxidase subunit 3 family protein — protein MSQIAGIPDSVKRHTVGHHFANAESEFSAAKLGFWIFLATETLMFGGLFVAYSYFRSLMPETFEAAHRTLSVPLGTLNTVVLITSSLTMALAIRSAMVNKQKQMMAFLVITLVAAAGFMVIKLGFEWPHKFHEGTLPSYWYTYEGLKDVPNPQIFYGLYFVMTGLHGLHVIIGMGLILWLIILGKKGRFYSGYYTPLEITGLYWHFVDLVWIFLFPLFYLVA, from the coding sequence GTGAGCCAGATCGCAGGCATTCCCGACTCCGTAAAGCGACACACGGTCGGCCACCACTTCGCCAACGCGGAGAGCGAGTTCTCCGCGGCGAAGCTCGGCTTCTGGATCTTCCTGGCGACCGAGACGCTGATGTTCGGCGGTCTCTTCGTCGCCTACTCGTACTTCCGCTCCCTCATGCCCGAGACCTTCGAGGCGGCGCACCGCACGCTCTCGGTTCCCCTCGGCACGCTGAACACGGTGGTGCTCATCACGAGCTCGCTCACCATGGCCCTGGCGATCCGCTCGGCGATGGTGAACAAGCAGAAGCAGATGATGGCCTTCCTGGTCATCACGCTGGTCGCCGCCGCGGGCTTCATGGTGATCAAGCTCGGCTTCGAGTGGCCCCACAAGTTCCACGAGGGGACACTGCCGTCGTACTGGTACACCTACGAGGGCCTCAAGGACGTCCCGAACCCGCAGATCTTCTACGGTCTGTACTTCGTGATGACGGGCCTCCACGGCCTCCACGTGATCATCGGCATGGGCCTGATCCTGTGGCTCATCATCCTCGGCAAGAAGGGCCGCTTCTACAGCGGCTACTACACCCCGCTCGAGATCACGGGCCTCTACTGGCACTTCGTCGATCTCGTCTGGATCTTCCTGTTCCCCCTCTTCTACCTGGTGGCCTGA
- a CDS encoding lysylphosphatidylglycerol synthase transmembrane domain-containing protein, giving the protein MIARFRRWALIGVAMGALLYLGFSLWAGIPALASELSSFRLSLLLPIVGLSLANYALRFAKWSYLLRRLGVRIDTRENASIFLAGLAMTITPGKAGELLKPYLVRQATGDPLTKTVPALIAERGTDALAVVGLAAIGVTTYFAEGASALFAVGGVCVGGILFLSSRTLSLGTIRAMGRIPGLAKIEGRLEELYVGMRTCLAPVPLALTLVLSAVAWGAEAVGYWLILEGFGVGGANLSVATFLYAFSSIAGAPSPGGLGVADAALQEGALHLVAGITRPQALGAALLCRLATLWLGVALGAVALLRHGASGTIDEGRPDSKRSAA; this is encoded by the coding sequence TTGATCGCGCGGTTCCGGCGTTGGGCGCTCATCGGCGTGGCCATGGGCGCGCTCCTCTACCTCGGCTTCTCGCTGTGGGCGGGGATCCCTGCGCTGGCGAGCGAGCTCTCGAGCTTCCGGCTCTCCCTCCTCCTGCCGATCGTCGGGCTCTCCCTCGCGAACTACGCGCTGCGCTTCGCCAAGTGGAGCTACCTGCTCCGCCGCCTCGGCGTCCGCATCGACACCCGCGAGAACGCGTCGATCTTCCTCGCCGGCCTGGCCATGACGATCACGCCGGGGAAGGCCGGGGAGCTCCTGAAGCCCTACCTCGTGAGGCAGGCCACCGGCGACCCCCTCACGAAGACCGTGCCCGCCCTGATCGCGGAGCGGGGGACCGACGCCCTCGCGGTGGTGGGCCTCGCCGCCATCGGCGTGACGACCTATTTCGCCGAGGGCGCGAGCGCGCTCTTCGCCGTCGGCGGCGTCTGCGTCGGGGGGATCCTCTTCCTCTCGTCGCGGACCCTCTCCCTGGGGACGATCCGCGCCATGGGCCGGATCCCCGGACTCGCGAAGATCGAGGGCCGCCTCGAGGAGCTCTACGTCGGGATGAGGACCTGTCTTGCGCCGGTCCCACTGGCGCTCACCCTCGTCCTCTCCGCGGTCGCCTGGGGCGCGGAGGCCGTCGGCTACTGGCTGATCCTCGAGGGCTTCGGCGTCGGCGGAGCCAACCTCTCGGTGGCCACTTTCCTCTACGCGTTCTCGTCGATCGCCGGCGCGCCCTCGCCTGGCGGCCTCGGCGTCGCTGACGCGGCGCTGCAGGAGGGGGCCCTCCACCTCGTGGCCGGAATCACCCGGCCCCAGGCCCTCGGCGCCGCGCTCCTCTGCAGGCTCGCTACCCTCTGGCTCGGCGTGGCCCTGGGCGCCGTCGCCCTGCTGCGCCACGGCGCGTCGGGGACCATCGACGAGGGGCGTCCGGACTCCAAGCGCTCCGCGGCCTGA
- a CDS encoding NifU family protein has translation MSQAHDPIRLEFTPNPNTLKYVLARQLLPRGTANFLNKQAAETSPLAHRLFDVAGVEAVMVGPTFVTVTMTSDADAALLNDGVHTALHAHLDSGEHPVDPSSMATSAGGSDDDPVVAKIRAIIEDEVRPAVAMDGGDITFERFQDGVVYVYMMGSCSSCPSSTATLKMGIESRLREEIPEVVQVVQI, from the coding sequence ATGAGCCAGGCGCACGATCCGATCCGGTTGGAGTTCACCCCCAACCCGAACACGCTGAAGTACGTGCTCGCACGCCAGCTCCTCCCCCGGGGCACCGCCAACTTCCTCAACAAGCAGGCGGCGGAGACCTCCCCCCTCGCCCACCGCCTCTTCGACGTGGCGGGAGTCGAGGCCGTGATGGTGGGCCCGACCTTCGTGACCGTGACGATGACCTCCGACGCGGACGCCGCCCTGCTGAACGACGGCGTCCACACGGCCCTCCACGCCCACCTGGACTCGGGCGAGCACCCGGTCGACCCGTCCTCCATGGCGACGAGCGCCGGCGGCTCGGACGACGATCCGGTGGTCGCGAAGATCCGGGCGATCATCGAGGACGAAGTCCGCCCTGCCGTGGCCATGGACGGCGGCGACATCACCTTCGAGCGCTTCCAGGACGGCGTGGTCTACGTCTACATGATGGGCTCGTGCTCGTCGTGCCCCAGCTCGACCGCCACCTTGAAGATGGGGATCGAGAGCCGCCTCCGGGAGGAGATCCCCGAGGTCGTCCAGGTCGTCCAGATCTGA